Proteins from a genomic interval of Pyramidobacter piscolens W5455:
- a CDS encoding efflux RND transporter permease subunit, whose protein sequence is MKIVESSMRRPVGVIIGTLALIVFGIYGLYQIGIERMPNVDIPVVMVRTTLEGASPAIVDNDVTDVLEARINTIEGIKNISSSSYEGRSFIIVEFVLERDIDNAAADVRGKASMVQSSLPDDAKSPQIDKFNMDDRPVMFIAVESTGQTSRRDLSRFVDKVALERLQTVQGVGGAENGGFQERQIRVWVDPDKLESRNLTALEVKNAIQSKHVELPAGRVETGSQEYGIRLNGEYASVDELANLPIKNVNGAIIRLRDIARIEDGFEDVRNVALYNGEDSILIFIRKQRGANEVNLAAGVKKRLEELNAIAPPGVTLKVVQDNSVYILNSMHGVRDDIVWGILLTSLIMFLFLRTFRATVVTVITIPVCLLGSIIVLWGMGLTLNNMSAMGLSLAVGMVVDATTVVIENVQRHREMGKTAVRAALDGTGEVSASVIAGAATTIAVFLPVALMPGMIGRFFSSFGTTVTVTIAISLLLSVTLTPFLCANLLGRMKKPARWQNWMEKPLICLERGYSRVLKAAVRHRLATLAIAVGAFAGGIFIAGKLGSEFFPNEDQGRFNISIEMAADASIESTLAFMKELSETVQQDPRVLYTYGNAGGGAGAAVYKGTLHVHLVDRKLRPSSGAIMREWREKLAAYKDVDIKLGNWGGSDLTLVIQGPTTEELAELGDEIKADLQRENRGLTDIVTDLQMNKPRINLDLNRALADDLGVNVRTLSSELDAWFGGTTAGTFNDEGYRYDIRIRADEPGRNTPDKVLNTLVRTNNGELIRADGLVSPVMDMAPNVIKRYNRQRSIQIQANTEGISPGEGIRIMEEVFRRHAPQNGLFTMTPAGDSENMRESFGYILTGIVFAVVLVYMVMAVQFESFLHPLTVMFSLPLMTSGAFGFLYLMGLRLSVMSLMGIILLIGIVVNNAIMLVDFANQERAKGLDKVTAMLNAGPLRLRAILMTTVSTMIGTLPIALGLSLGGEVRQPMSAAVIGGLFTSTLLTLLVIPVVYLSMDDFADFVKGKLHRARAVRRGRQMKKAALSQTKGA, encoded by the coding sequence ATGAAAATTGTCGAAAGCTCGATGCGCAGGCCAGTCGGGGTGATTATCGGCACTCTGGCGCTGATCGTTTTTGGAATTTACGGCCTGTATCAGATCGGCATCGAACGAATGCCCAACGTCGATATCCCCGTCGTCATGGTGCGCACGACGCTCGAGGGCGCCAGCCCCGCCATTGTCGACAACGACGTGACCGACGTACTGGAAGCGCGCATCAACACGATCGAAGGCATCAAAAACATCTCGTCGAGCAGTTACGAAGGACGTTCCTTCATCATCGTCGAGTTTGTCCTCGAACGCGACATCGACAACGCCGCCGCCGACGTCCGCGGCAAGGCCAGCATGGTGCAGAGCAGTCTTCCCGACGACGCCAAAAGCCCGCAGATCGACAAATTCAACATGGACGACCGTCCCGTCATGTTCATTGCCGTCGAAAGCACCGGTCAAACCAGCAGACGCGACCTTTCCCGGTTCGTCGACAAGGTCGCCCTCGAACGTCTGCAGACGGTCCAGGGCGTCGGCGGCGCCGAAAACGGCGGCTTTCAGGAACGCCAGATCCGCGTCTGGGTCGATCCGGATAAATTGGAATCGCGCAACCTGACGGCCCTTGAAGTGAAGAACGCGATCCAGAGCAAGCATGTCGAGCTTCCCGCCGGACGGGTCGAGACCGGCTCTCAGGAGTACGGAATCCGTCTCAACGGCGAATATGCCAGCGTCGATGAACTGGCCAACCTGCCGATCAAAAACGTCAACGGCGCTATCATCCGCCTTCGCGACATCGCTCGCATCGAAGACGGTTTCGAAGACGTCAGAAACGTCGCTCTCTACAACGGCGAAGATTCCATCCTGATTTTCATTCGCAAACAGCGCGGCGCCAACGAGGTCAATCTCGCCGCAGGCGTGAAAAAACGCCTCGAAGAGCTGAACGCCATCGCTCCGCCGGGCGTGACGCTGAAAGTCGTTCAGGACAACTCCGTCTACATCCTCAACTCCATGCACGGCGTGCGCGACGACATTGTTTGGGGAATCCTGCTGACCTCCCTGATCATGTTCCTGTTTCTGCGCACCTTCAGGGCGACTGTCGTCACGGTCATCACGATCCCCGTCTGCCTTTTGGGGAGCATCATCGTTCTCTGGGGCATGGGACTGACTCTGAACAACATGAGCGCCATGGGGCTTTCTCTGGCCGTCGGCATGGTCGTCGACGCGACCACTGTCGTGATCGAGAACGTGCAGCGCCACCGCGAGATGGGCAAGACGGCCGTGCGGGCGGCGCTCGACGGTACCGGCGAAGTGAGCGCTTCGGTCATTGCCGGCGCCGCGACGACGATCGCCGTGTTCCTGCCCGTCGCGCTGATGCCCGGCATGATCGGGCGTTTCTTCAGCTCCTTCGGCACCACGGTGACGGTGACGATCGCCATCTCGCTGCTCCTTTCGGTGACTCTGACGCCGTTTTTGTGCGCCAATCTGCTGGGGCGCATGAAAAAGCCGGCCCGCTGGCAGAACTGGATGGAGAAACCGTTGATCTGCCTCGAGCGCGGCTACAGCCGCGTCCTGAAAGCGGCTGTCCGTCATCGTCTCGCGACGCTGGCGATCGCCGTCGGCGCTTTCGCCGGGGGCATTTTCATCGCCGGGAAGCTGGGCAGCGAATTTTTCCCCAACGAAGATCAGGGGCGCTTCAATATCAGCATCGAAATGGCGGCCGACGCTTCGATCGAGAGCACGCTCGCCTTCATGAAGGAGCTTTCCGAAACGGTCCAACAGGATCCGCGGGTTCTGTATACTTACGGTAACGCCGGCGGCGGCGCGGGGGCGGCCGTGTACAAGGGAACGTTGCACGTCCATCTTGTCGACCGCAAGCTCAGACCCTCGTCCGGCGCGATCATGCGCGAATGGCGCGAGAAGCTCGCCGCGTACAAGGACGTCGACATCAAGCTCGGCAACTGGGGCGGCAGCGATCTGACGCTGGTCATCCAGGGGCCGACCACGGAAGAGCTGGCCGAGCTCGGCGACGAGATCAAGGCCGACCTGCAGCGCGAGAACCGCGGCCTTACTGATATCGTCACCGACCTGCAGATGAACAAGCCGCGCATCAATCTCGACCTCAACCGCGCCCTGGCGGACGATCTCGGCGTCAACGTGAGGACGCTTTCGTCCGAGCTCGACGCCTGGTTCGGCGGCACGACCGCGGGCACGTTCAACGACGAAGGCTATCGCTACGACATCCGCATCCGCGCCGACGAACCCGGACGCAACACGCCGGACAAAGTTCTCAACACGCTCGTGCGCACGAACAACGGCGAGCTGATCCGCGCCGACGGACTGGTTTCGCCCGTTATGGACATGGCCCCGAACGTCATCAAACGCTACAACCGGCAGCGTTCCATCCAAATCCAGGCCAATACCGAAGGGATCTCCCCCGGCGAAGGCATTCGGATCATGGAAGAGGTCTTCCGCCGCCACGCCCCGCAGAACGGGCTCTTCACGATGACGCCGGCCGGAGATTCGGAAAATATGCGGGAGAGCTTCGGCTATATCCTTACGGGCATCGTTTTCGCCGTCGTGCTCGTGTACATGGTCATGGCCGTGCAGTTCGAATCCTTCCTGCATCCCCTGACGGTGATGTTTTCCCTGCCGCTCATGACCAGCGGCGCGTTCGGCTTCCTCTATCTGATGGGGCTGCGGCTGAGCGTCATGAGCCTGATGGGGATCATCCTCCTGATCGGCATCGTCGTCAACAACGCCATCATGCTCGTCGATTTCGCCAACCAGGAGCGCGCCAAAGGCCTGGACAAGGTTACGGCGATGCTGAACGCCGGGCCGCTGCGCCTGCGGGCCATCTTGATGACGACGGTCTCGACGATGATCGGCACGCTGCCGATCGCCCTTGGCCTCAGCCTTGGCGGCGAAGTTCGCCAGCCCATGTCCGCGGCCGTGATCGGCGGTCTTTTCACCTCCACGCTGCTGACGCTGCTCGTCATTCCCGTCGTGTATCTGTCGATGGACGATTTCGCCGATTTCGTCAAGGGCAAACTCCATCGCGCCAGGGCCGTGCGCCGCGGACGGCAGATGAAAAAAGCGGCGCTTTCCCAGACGAAAGGAGCGTAA